Proteins from a genomic interval of Mycobacterium conspicuum:
- a CDS encoding nitric oxide reductase activation protein NorD translates to MTKPVTAPALVVERRCALLAVALSQGRRHGVRLVSGERRSFGMNAGKTVVEVPYPALAPDWTRRTLTCGVALQCAPSKDLLAGYALHELAPREMRALAIVEGRVALGWIASQWPGLLPELQRHLVDLDAIKRNLDGPAMFDAAIELARSGTELNRYPLLGRLTASAPGRNGLSARALRMRGRMPWSSKKTFNRIGYSVPVAGDGGVRNPNLPPPSRPEDDEIEIRPDQRVGIPYPEWNAWTASFLPRHVAVLERKHQAPRQPCPPVSPGIRRWFEEHTHRVMTTGLEDGSCVDIDRYVDYYVDRTCGHSPEARVFRELLPGFRDVTTALLLDGSSSLGVHQGRIFRLELACADALSQAMKLARERHGIFVFSGNTRHRVEVRCLKDFDEPHFVVPSGAGLATGGYTRLGAPLRHLTSRLLRQPTERRLLIVIGDGLMSDEGYEGRYAWADVAHAVEEAEDAGIATYYIGVGPTRVDPLPEVFGPRRSKRIRRIDELPHVLAHVHRELVAT, encoded by the coding sequence ATGACCAAGCCTGTCACTGCGCCCGCGCTCGTCGTCGAGCGCCGTTGTGCCCTATTGGCTGTCGCGCTGTCGCAAGGCCGGCGGCACGGCGTGCGTTTGGTATCGGGTGAGCGGCGAAGCTTCGGCATGAATGCCGGCAAAACCGTCGTCGAGGTACCCTACCCGGCTCTGGCGCCGGATTGGACTCGCCGGACTTTGACATGCGGGGTCGCACTCCAATGCGCACCGTCGAAGGACCTGCTGGCCGGTTACGCCCTGCATGAGCTAGCCCCTCGGGAGATGCGGGCGCTGGCCATCGTCGAAGGGCGTGTCGCACTGGGTTGGATTGCGTCACAGTGGCCGGGGCTGCTCCCCGAACTGCAACGACACCTCGTAGACCTAGACGCGATCAAGAGAAACCTCGACGGGCCAGCGATGTTCGATGCTGCAATCGAGCTGGCCCGCTCCGGCACAGAGTTGAACCGCTATCCGTTACTCGGTCGATTGACTGCATCAGCGCCAGGCCGTAACGGCCTGTCGGCGCGCGCTTTACGGATGCGCGGCCGGATGCCTTGGAGCTCGAAGAAAACCTTCAACAGGATCGGATACTCGGTGCCCGTCGCAGGCGACGGCGGCGTGCGAAACCCAAACTTGCCACCCCCCAGCCGACCCGAGGACGACGAAATCGAGATCCGGCCCGACCAGCGTGTCGGCATCCCCTATCCAGAATGGAACGCGTGGACGGCTAGTTTTCTGCCGCGCCACGTCGCTGTTCTCGAGCGCAAACACCAAGCTCCTCGGCAGCCCTGCCCGCCGGTATCTCCAGGCATCCGACGCTGGTTCGAGGAGCATACGCACCGGGTGATGACTACCGGCCTGGAAGACGGTTCGTGCGTGGACATCGACCGCTACGTCGACTATTACGTCGACCGAACCTGCGGCCACTCCCCCGAAGCTCGCGTCTTCCGAGAACTGCTTCCCGGATTCCGGGACGTGACCACCGCACTGCTGCTCGACGGCAGCTCGTCGCTGGGAGTACACCAGGGGCGGATATTCCGCCTCGAATTGGCTTGTGCCGATGCGCTGTCGCAAGCAATGAAGCTCGCCCGAGAGCGCCACGGCATATTCGTTTTCAGCGGCAACACTCGGCATCGCGTGGAAGTGCGCTGCCTGAAGGACTTCGACGAACCTCACTTCGTCGTCCCGAGTGGGGCGGGCCTAGCCACGGGTGGCTACACCAGGCTCGGAGCTCCCTTGCGGCACTTGACGAGTCGGCTTCTGCGACAGCCAACGGAACGACGGCTCCTCATCGTGATTGGCGACGGCCTCATGTCTGACGAAGGCTACGAGGGCCGATACGCATGGGCTGATGTGGCCCACGCCGTCGAGGAAGCCGAAGATGCCGGCATCGCCACCTACTACATCGGCGTCGGTCCTACCCGAGTGGACCCGCTACCCGAGGTGTTCGGCCCGCGCAGGTCAAAGCGGATCCGACGCATCGACGAACTACCCCACGTGCTGGCCCATGTCCACCGCGAACTCGTGGCGACGTAG